atatgtgttAGATATTATTTGCACTCAAACTTACATATATAATCCTAAGGATTAAGTGGACTTGTTTGAAATCcctttttaagttatttaaagtCAAGTACGTCTCGATTAAGTGaagattatttacattttttttgtgtggTTCTATTGTAACAAGTTAttagtgtttattttttgtgttaagtGGTGCTAAAGAACAAAATTATGGAAGTgtgttataagaaaatatttcgtCCTTGGGATAATTCAAGTGAGGGTACAAAACAACTTATTgtgaaaaatcataatttagaTATCGTATCCTACCAAGATTGTACAATTTCGACTACAACGATTGAAAACGAAGAGAAACATAAGAAAATTGTCGAAGAGAAATGTGAAAAGCCTGTGGAATATACCGAAATAATTGTACCATTAACACCACCGGCGGAGCCAATTGAAAAATGCTCGAAATTAAACGATATGCCATCAAAATGTACTAGTGCAATTCCATCACAAATTTATCCTTCTTCACCAGAATTTTATCCACAAACATTTCCCGATTATTCCCATCTTCCATCATACGATTTACTTCATGGTTTTCCCGTGGGTGTGACACCACAGGATGCTGTTTTTATGGAATCATTAGCCGCACATGGCTATGCTATGGATGAGTATATACGTGTTTTAAATCAAGAACATCAGACGAAATTGTTGAGTAGTCGAAAACAAAGGCCGAAGAAATATAAGTGTCCACATTGTGATGTTGGTTTCTCAAATAATGGACAGTTAAAAGGACATATAAGAATTCATACAGGTAATTGTCTTTTGATACTAAAATTTAATGGTTTATATATCCTGTTTATGCGCAAATTCAGTACTGTATTAAAGATTTTGTTGCCAGGCTAATTCGTAAATTTTTTCTGCCTTCTCTTATTACAATTCTAGCTAGTTTTCTATTTCGATGGGgaaacaatttttggaaactaacTATGAGGAcctaattaaaacttttgtttattctAAGATAAATATTTCTAGTTGCTACAAAATTTGAACACGTTTTTTTTAACgcgaaatttctttaaaaataaacctttcAATTACTCGATGACTTTTATTCCAAACTTTCAAAATgtacagaaaaaatttaatccttTACCTAAATCTTTTTATGGCTACCGTCGCGTGTCAAGCCCTttttattaccataaataaGCCGaccttttttctatttttattataacaaaaaacccTAAATCCTTTTTTTACCTATATTAATCTCCAAAAACTATAActgaccaaaaattttaatttgttttattgtttcagGTGAACGCCCTTTTCGTTGTGACGAAAAAAATTGTGGTAAAACCTTTACACGTAACGAAGAACTTACACgccataaacgtattcacagtGGTTTACGACCATTTGCATGCACTTCGTGTGGTAAACGTTTTGGTCGTAAAGATCATTTGAAAAAGCATATGCGTACTCATTCACAAACGTCACAGATGCATCGAAGTGGTTTACAATTAGTGCCTGTAGTTTTACCAGCTAGTGCATGGGCATCAATTCCTCCAACATCTGGTGTACCCATGTATAATCCTAATATGGTTGCACCAACATTTCCACCTGGATTACCACCGGCTCCTGAAGGAATGGTAACATCACCGATGGTATCAAATTTACAAAGACATCATCACCATGGTCATCAACTTCCTGGTGTAGGAACAACTAGCTTACATCCTGCGATGTATGGTTTATAACCCAAGAAGCATAAATTGTGTAAATAGTTAAATTGTATCCAAGTGATAGTAATGAAGCGATTCATAAGTCTTAAATTCCGACGTTTCGAAGTGTTCAACAAGATCTGTAATATTCACCTTTACAAACTTGTACTTATTAAAATATCGCGTACTATGAAGTCTCTAAAAGTGAATTCTAATTATaccagattttgaaaatttcgaatagAATCGtttcatttacaaaaagtttatttagaaattttgacaaaatcaTGCTTTCATTATCAATCGTAGAAACAAAAGGCTGTGATTGCtcttagaaattaaataattacttaaattacCGATTGCTAATGAAAGCATCATAGcatttgaaattctatttttagaaaataattcaattatttttacagggattaaatttttattttatcggtaatttttatagttttacttTATCTGCTCggaagattttttttgtatagtttaaaacagaaaatttttcaaaatacttaGTAGCCTTAGACAAAAGTTTTTGCTAATTCGAAAGTAACTAAGATTTCGACCTAGTTAGAAATTGTTTCCCTTGCTGATAGAAAGCCTTAATTTTAActtaacttatttttaagttttttggatAGTTTAAACcagaaaatttatacaaacaCTTAATTGCttggttaaaaatttgtgcttattctaaaataactaatatttcTTTCTActcaattagaaattttaaaaattttcttgcagATAAAAAGCCgaata
This genomic interval from Chrysoperla carnea chromosome 1, inChrCarn1.1, whole genome shotgun sequence contains the following:
- the LOC123290428 gene encoding zinc finger protein 257-like, with the translated sequence MEVCYKKIFRPWDNSSEGTKQLIVKNHNLDIVSYQDCTISTTTIENEEKHKKIVEEKCEKPVEYTEIIVPLTPPAEPIEKCSKLNDMPSKCTSAIPSQIYPSSPEFYPQTFPDYSHLPSYDLLHGFPVGVTPQDAVFMESLAAHGYAMDEYIRVLNQEHQTKLLSSRKQRPKKYKCPHCDVGFSNNGQLKGHIRIHTGERPFRCDEKNCGKTFTRNEELTRHKRIHSGLRPFACTSCGKRFGRKDHLKKHMRTHSQTSQMHRSGLQLVPVVLPASAWASIPPTSGVPMYNPNMVAPTFPPGLPPAPEGMVTSPMVSNLQRHHHHGHQLPGVGTTSLHPAMYGL